In the Bradyrhizobium guangzhouense genome, one interval contains:
- a CDS encoding SMP-30/gluconolactonase/LRE family protein, whose amino-acid sequence MEEVPTTVLCAEQCHLGEGPTYDVATDTAWWFDIREGKLFEAHLGGGAIRIHALGRMASALGRIDAERQLVVAEDGCYIRTLADGAMTLFCPLEADNPATRSNDCRVHQSGTFWIGTMGRTAERGLGAIYALHRGKISTLFPGISIPNSICFSPDGAKGYFTDTARAVLYAVPLNPDTGLPRGEPEVLLRHTGVGGLDGSVCDADGQIWNACWGASRVDVYSPQGERLRSLHVPAKQASCPAFVGADLSRLLVTSAWQDMDAEARAADPQAGCTFVLQASARGRAEPDVKLA is encoded by the coding sequence ATGGAAGAGGTGCCGACGACCGTTCTGTGCGCTGAGCAATGTCATCTCGGTGAAGGCCCGACCTATGACGTGGCCACCGACACCGCCTGGTGGTTCGACATTCGCGAGGGCAAACTCTTCGAGGCGCACCTCGGCGGCGGCGCGATCCGAATCCACGCGCTCGGCCGGATGGCGAGTGCGCTGGGGCGGATCGATGCCGAGCGCCAGCTCGTTGTCGCGGAGGATGGTTGCTACATCCGCACACTCGCCGATGGCGCAATGACGTTGTTCTGCCCGCTCGAAGCGGACAATCCCGCGACACGCTCCAATGATTGCCGTGTGCATCAATCCGGCACGTTCTGGATCGGGACGATGGGACGAACGGCCGAACGAGGTCTGGGGGCGATCTACGCGCTCCACCGCGGCAAGATCTCGACGCTGTTTCCGGGGATCAGCATTCCAAACTCGATCTGTTTCTCGCCGGATGGCGCCAAAGGATATTTCACCGACACCGCGCGCGCCGTGCTCTATGCTGTACCGCTCAATCCCGACACCGGCCTGCCGCGCGGAGAGCCCGAGGTGTTGCTGCGCCACACCGGCGTCGGCGGGCTTGACGGTTCGGTGTGCGATGCCGACGGGCAGATCTGGAATGCCTGCTGGGGGGCCAGCCGCGTCGATGTCTATTCTCCGCAAGGCGAGCGCCTGCGCTCGCTGCATGTGCCGGCAAAGCAGGCGAGTTGTCCTGCATTCGTCGGCGCGGATCTGTCGCGCCTGCTCGTCACTTCTGCCTGGCAGGACATGGACGCAGAGGCGCGCGCGGCCGACCCACAGGCCGGCTGCACTTTTGTGTTACAAGCATCCGCGCGCGGTCGCGCGGAGCCCGATGTCAAGCTCGCATAG
- a CDS encoding Gfo/Idh/MocA family protein has translation MTALRIAIVGFGKIARDQHVGAIAATPGAVLAAVASRNASLPGLPHFATIEELLEKGPEIDAVSLCTPPQVRRAQAAAALAAGKHVMLEKPPGIGVAELDPLVAMAAEAKRTLFATWHSRHAPAVEPAREWLATRRIKSVHINWKEDVRVWHPGQTWIWEPGGLGVFDPGINALSILTRILPKPVFVTAAELAFPANCQSPIAANLTLTDISGLPVTAEFDFRQTGPQSWDIFAETDQGQMTLSRGGRIMAVDGKVVADAPDEEYRELYRHFVKLAASGASDVDLAPLRLVADSFLLGKRSIVEPFVD, from the coding sequence GTGACAGCTCTTCGTATTGCCATCGTCGGCTTCGGCAAGATCGCGCGCGACCAGCATGTCGGCGCGATCGCCGCGACGCCGGGCGCCGTGCTTGCCGCCGTTGCCAGTCGTAACGCGTCGCTGCCCGGCTTGCCGCATTTTGCCACCATCGAGGAACTGCTGGAGAAGGGTCCGGAGATCGATGCGGTGTCGCTCTGCACACCGCCGCAGGTGCGCCGTGCCCAGGCTGCCGCAGCGCTGGCCGCAGGCAAGCATGTCATGCTGGAGAAGCCGCCCGGCATCGGTGTTGCAGAGCTCGATCCGTTGGTCGCAATGGCGGCCGAGGCAAAGCGGACCTTGTTTGCGACCTGGCATTCGCGCCACGCCCCGGCGGTCGAGCCGGCCCGCGAATGGCTGGCGACGCGCCGGATCAAGTCCGTTCATATCAATTGGAAGGAGGACGTCCGCGTCTGGCACCCCGGCCAGACCTGGATCTGGGAGCCGGGCGGGCTCGGCGTGTTCGACCCCGGCATCAATGCGCTCTCGATCCTCACCCGCATCCTGCCAAAACCGGTGTTCGTCACCGCGGCCGAGCTTGCGTTTCCGGCCAATTGCCAGTCGCCGATTGCCGCCAACCTGACGCTGACCGACATCAGCGGCTTGCCTGTCACGGCCGAGTTCGACTTTCGTCAGACCGGACCGCAGAGCTGGGATATCTTCGCGGAAACCGATCAGGGCCAGATGACATTGTCCCGCGGTGGAAGGATCATGGCGGTGGACGGCAAGGTTGTTGCCGACGCGCCCGATGAGGAATATCGAGAACTTTATCGTCACTTCGTCAAGCTCGCGGCATCAGGCGCGAGCGATGTCGACCTGGCACCGCTTCGCCTCGTCGCCGACTCCTTCCTGCTCGGCAAGCGTAGTATCGTCGAACCGTTTGTGGACTAG
- a CDS encoding aldose epimerase family protein, translating to MAGAKIAKDVFGTLPDGRSVERIVLRGAGGFEARIITHGAVIQALIAPDAKGGTDDVVLGHDTFAGYLAERKFFGATVGRYANRIANGRFSLDGETFQLAVNNGPNALHGGVDGFDRKLWDIAEIDDGASPAVTLTYTSPHGEENYPGKLDVRLTYRVTGPSELSLIMEARTDRSTIVNLTNHSFFNLEGATSGASTLDHRLTVKADHFLAIDPSAIPLPEPPRSVAGTPFDFREAHAVGAHIREGDLQLQNGRGYDHTYCLARDGKLALAARLEAPLSGRIMELFTDQPGLQVYSGNYLDGTISGKGGRLIRQSDALCLEPHVWPDSPNRPDFPSPRLDPGGVYRHHTVYRFAVRAP from the coding sequence ATGGCTGGTGCGAAAATAGCGAAGGATGTGTTCGGAACGCTGCCCGATGGACGCAGTGTCGAGCGCATCGTGCTGCGCGGGGCGGGCGGGTTTGAGGCCCGCATCATCACCCATGGCGCCGTGATCCAGGCGCTGATCGCACCGGACGCCAAAGGCGGCACCGACGACGTCGTGCTCGGCCATGATACCTTTGCCGGTTATCTTGCTGAACGGAAGTTCTTTGGCGCCACCGTCGGCCGCTACGCCAATCGCATCGCCAACGGCCGGTTTTCGCTGGACGGCGAGACCTTCCAGCTTGCCGTTAACAACGGCCCCAACGCGCTGCATGGCGGCGTCGACGGCTTCGATCGAAAGCTCTGGGATATTGCCGAGATCGACGACGGCGCCAGCCCCGCGGTCACGCTGACCTATACGAGCCCGCATGGCGAGGAGAATTACCCAGGAAAGCTCGATGTGCGCCTGACCTATCGTGTCACAGGCCCATCCGAGCTGTCGCTGATCATGGAGGCGCGGACCGACCGGTCGACCATCGTGAACCTCACCAATCACAGCTTCTTCAATCTGGAAGGCGCGACCTCGGGCGCGTCCACTCTGGATCACAGGCTGACGGTCAAGGCCGACCACTTCCTCGCTATCGATCCCAGCGCTATCCCGCTGCCGGAGCCGCCGCGCAGCGTAGCCGGTACGCCATTTGACTTCCGCGAGGCTCACGCCGTCGGCGCACACATTCGCGAGGGCGATCTGCAATTGCAGAACGGGAGGGGCTACGATCACACTTATTGCCTCGCGCGCGACGGCAAGCTCGCGCTTGCGGCCCGCCTGGAAGCCCCGCTTTCAGGACGGATCATGGAACTGTTCACCGACCAGCCCGGCCTGCAAGTCTATTCCGGCAACTATCTCGACGGCACGATCTCGGGCAAGGGCGGCAGGCTGATCCGGCAATCGGACGCGCTGTGCCTGGAGCCGCATGTGTGGCCCGACTCGCCGAACCGGCCGGATTTTCCGAGCCCGCGCCTCGACCCCGGCGGCGTCTATCGACATCACACCGTCTATCGCTTCGCGGTGAGGGCGCCATGA